The Candidatus Palauibacter soopunensis region GAGCGGCTGCGTCCCGTCGTGATGACGGTGATGGCGATCACGGCGGGGCTGATGCCCATCCTGTGGAGTTCCGGCACGGGCGCGGACGTGATGAAGCGGATCGCGTCACCCATGGTCGGGGGGATGATCTCCGCGACGGTTCTCACGTTGCTCGTGATCCCCGCCATCTACCTGTTGTGGCGCCGGTGGCAACTCCGGCGCATGGCGGGCGGGCCGATGCCACCCGGCTCTCAGGCCTGAAGGTCCGCCGGGCGGCGCGGCCTCAGCCGCCCGGCGGACCCAGCGGGCTCGGTTCGCAGTTCTCGGTTTCGCGCGTGTAGGCGATGCTGGAGATCTTCCAGCCGTCTCCCGTCTGCACGAGGCTGACGGCGTCGATGCCGCAGTGGCTGAACTGCCCGTCTACATGGAAGTCGTAGGGCGTCCACACGACGGCGATCGGACCCTCGATCATCACGTGCGGGTCCCACATCCGCTCCAGCAGGGCAGGCCCGGGCTGACCGATGGAGGCGGCGAAGTCCGCGCCCGTGCTCTCCCGGACCTGCACCCCGTCCGCGGTCTCCGCCGTGGCCACGAAGGTGGCGCCGTCGGTCAGCAGGCCGCGGATCGCGTCGCCGTCGCGGGCCGCCATGGCGTCGAACAAGGCCTGCACGGCGGCGACTGCCCCCGCTTCGGCGTCATCCTGCGCGGCGGCGTATGCGGGCGTGACGAGGATCGCCGCGGCGAGAAGCAACGTCGCTCCGAGCTTTCTCATGAGATTCTCCCGATTCCTGTGGTCGATCGGCACAGACCGTCCCGGCTTCAATACGCGGTCGTGCGAAACACCGGCTGGAAAAGTCGGGTCCGGTGCGCGCAGGCGCCGTCCGCCGGACAGGCCGCGCAGTCGGGCTCCGTCATCTCCGGGCAACGCGTCCGGTTCTGGAAGAAAAACCAGTCCACGGCCCCCATGGAGCGCCCGCTCAAGCGCCGGATCTCTCCGACCGCCTCGTAGCAGGCGGCGCGCACGGCCTCCTCCTCTTCCGCGCTCACAACCTCCCGCTTCGCGAGCTTCGCGGCCAGCGTCTCGTCGGGCACGGAGACGACGCCGAGCCGGAGACAGCTGCGCTGGCAATGGTAGTCGACGATCGGCGGCACGTCTTCGCCCGCCCCGAGCCGCAGGAATCGCTCCGGGCGCTGGCTGAGGATCGCCGCGAGGAGGGCGGACTTCTTCCGCCACGGGTCCTCCCTGTAGCCGCCGATCGCATCGAGGCGAGCGAGAAAGTGGGCGAGGGGCCGGTTCGCGGCGTCCGCTTCGGCCAGGAGCGACGCCGGGGTCAGGCCGAGGCCCAGCATGCTGTGTCCGTACGCCCGCGCGCACGCCGGATGGTGGGTGCCCGCGGGGAGCGGGTTGTGTCCTCCGTCGTCTCGCAGGCGATGGTCGAAGTCCGCGTCGTCGAGAGCGGCGTGACCGCCGGGAGTGAGTTCGTCCGGGGCTTCGCGGGCCCAGCGCCGGTAGGCGGCCCACAGGTAGTCGCTCCCCTTGAGGGCCCGGCCCCCCAGAGAGGCGATCATGGGTTC contains the following coding sequences:
- a CDS encoding nuclear transport factor 2 family protein, with amino-acid sequence MRKLGATLLLAAAILVTPAYAAAQDDAEAGAVAAVQALFDAMAARDGDAIRGLLTDGATFVATAETADGVQVRESTGADFAASIGQPGPALLERMWDPHVMIEGPIAVVWTPYDFHVDGQFSHCGIDAVSLVQTGDGWKISSIAYTRETENCEPSPLGPPGG